A window of Streptomyces armeniacus contains these coding sequences:
- a CDS encoding DUF397 domain-containing protein, producing MRNQIPTTMWRKSSYSGDDGGSCVECAALGAAAWRKSSHSSDTGGECVEVAALPAAIAVRDSKNPDGPHLTVSTEAFAAFVRSAATA from the coding sequence ATGCGCAACCAGATCCCGACGACGATGTGGCGTAAGTCCAGCTACAGCGGTGACGACGGTGGCTCTTGCGTCGAGTGCGCCGCGCTCGGCGCTGCCGCCTGGCGCAAGTCCAGCCACAGCAGTGACACGGGCGGGGAGTGCGTGGAGGTCGCCGCGCTGCCCGCCGCGATAGCCGTGCGGGACTCGAAGAACCCCGACGGTCCCCACCTGACGGTCTCCACCGAGGCGTTCGCCGCCTTCGTACGGAGCGCCGCCACGGCGTAA
- a CDS encoding PQQ-binding-like beta-propeller repeat protein: MEAFKPLRAGDPGQVGPYRIVARLGSGGMGTVYLGRSRGGRAVAVKVVRPEFGEDARFRRRFVREVAAARRVNGAFTAGVIDADPEAPEPWLATVYVPGLSLGYAVAEYGPWPEHAVMALGAALSEALEAIHAVDVVHRDLKPSNILLAQDGPRVIDFGVSLAVSGASTLTQTGAVVGSAGFLSPEQLVQSEIGPASDVFCLGAVLTYAATGVGPFGDVALHALYYRAVYEEPDLGALPPALRDVVAACLAKDAERRPTVGELTDRFAEAVSGGDASGGVVDDLAGGGWLPERVKEALRGGNGGGAPAAAPVPVPGPDPARDPEPDPAPEPVRDPAREPEPEPQPEAVRAPVPDPVPEPAPEPEPGPVREPDPEPQPGAVWVPEPVPDPGLAPEPAPGPDPEPEAVRAPAPGPVPEPEPVTRAPSPDRAGDHHDGGGLTRRRLLSGVLGATATAGLGVAAWKLTDGGDDGTNGGDGTNEGGGTPSAKPKTSGEELWSVDVGDFNGGPYHFALESAAPEGMLSFADDAYVYAVTADGGARKWRRSITGNKTILGVSAGRLLVASDHTLVAFDANSGAEKWRYSSKTGVFRSALQGEHLCVGDSEILTALDVQSGQQRWQQDFAEGTISPVVAGDTVFMRIVDKLHAVDAKTSERLWEYPLGGGGKWGEPYAAGDVVYIPVDNVLHAVDGKSGERRWNYAGSKGSWAEVFSVTDGVVYAGGSDKGTVQAVNAESGEKKWSRPVEEAGGHATFAEGTVYLHFHGGLRALDAGTGEEKWVHPLNSGEGFSVRRRVLVVRGSVLVAHKAVLHALDAETGKTQWDFPTPGELTEPVVANDTAYFGGGGRMYAVAV, translated from the coding sequence GTGGAGGCGTTCAAGCCGTTACGTGCGGGGGACCCCGGACAGGTCGGGCCGTACCGCATCGTGGCGCGGCTGGGTTCGGGCGGTATGGGGACCGTGTACCTCGGGCGGTCGCGCGGGGGACGCGCCGTGGCCGTCAAGGTCGTACGCCCGGAGTTCGGCGAGGACGCGCGGTTCCGGCGGCGCTTCGTACGCGAAGTGGCCGCCGCGCGGCGTGTGAACGGCGCCTTCACCGCGGGCGTCATCGACGCCGACCCGGAGGCGCCGGAACCGTGGCTGGCGACGGTCTACGTGCCGGGCCTGTCGCTCGGCTACGCCGTCGCGGAGTACGGGCCGTGGCCCGAGCACGCGGTGATGGCGCTCGGGGCGGCCCTGTCCGAGGCGCTGGAGGCGATCCACGCGGTGGACGTGGTGCACCGCGACCTCAAGCCCTCGAACATCCTGCTCGCGCAGGACGGGCCCCGCGTCATCGACTTCGGCGTCTCGCTCGCCGTCAGCGGGGCCAGCACCCTGACGCAGACGGGCGCGGTGGTCGGCTCGGCGGGCTTCCTGTCGCCCGAGCAACTGGTGCAGAGCGAGATCGGCCCGGCGAGTGACGTGTTCTGCCTCGGTGCGGTGCTGACGTACGCGGCGACGGGTGTCGGCCCGTTCGGCGACGTGGCGCTGCACGCGCTGTACTACCGGGCGGTCTACGAGGAGCCCGACCTGGGCGCGCTGCCGCCCGCCCTGCGCGACGTGGTGGCGGCCTGCCTGGCGAAGGACGCCGAACGGCGGCCGACGGTCGGGGAGTTGACGGACCGCTTCGCGGAGGCGGTGAGCGGCGGCGACGCGAGCGGTGGCGTGGTCGACGACCTGGCCGGTGGCGGCTGGCTGCCGGAACGGGTGAAGGAGGCGCTGCGCGGGGGCAACGGCGGGGGCGCGCCTGCGGCGGCGCCTGTGCCTGTTCCTGGGCCTGACCCTGCGCGCGACCCCGAGCCGGACCCGGCTCCGGAGCCCGTACGGGACCCAGCGCGGGAGCCGGAACCGGAGCCGCAACCGGAAGCCGTACGGGCACCCGTACCGGACCCCGTACCGGAGCCCGCGCCGGAGCCGGAGCCTGGGCCTGTGCGCGAGCCGGACCCGGAACCGCAGCCCGGAGCCGTATGGGTACCCGAGCCCGTACCGGACCCGGGGCTCGCGCCGGAGCCCGCGCCGGGGCCGGACCCCGAGCCGGAAGCCGTACGGGCACCGGCGCCCGGCCCCGTACCGGAACCCGAGCCCGTAACCCGGGCCCCCTCCCCGGACAGGGCCGGTGACCACCACGACGGCGGCGGGCTCACCCGCCGTCGCCTTCTCTCCGGGGTCCTCGGGGCCACGGCGACCGCCGGACTCGGCGTCGCCGCGTGGAAGTTGACCGACGGCGGAGACGACGGCACGAACGGGGGCGACGGCACGAACGAGGGCGGCGGAACGCCGTCCGCCAAGCCCAAGACGTCCGGCGAAGAACTCTGGAGCGTCGACGTCGGCGATTTCAACGGCGGCCCCTACCACTTCGCCCTGGAATCCGCGGCCCCCGAGGGCATGCTCTCCTTTGCCGACGACGCGTACGTGTACGCCGTAACGGCCGACGGAGGTGCCAGGAAATGGCGCCGGAGTATTACCGGGAACAAGACCATCCTGGGAGTGTCAGCGGGTCGCCTCCTTGTGGCCAGCGACCATACCCTGGTCGCGTTTGACGCGAACAGCGGTGCCGAGAAGTGGCGTTACTCCAGCAAGACCGGTGTCTTCAGATCGGCGCTGCAGGGCGAGCACCTGTGTGTGGGGGACAGCGAAATCCTCACCGCGCTGGATGTCCAGAGTGGTCAGCAGAGGTGGCAGCAGGACTTCGCCGAGGGCACCATCTCCCCGGTCGTGGCCGGAGACACGGTTTTCATGCGCATAGTCGACAAGCTCCACGCCGTTGACGCGAAAACATCGGAACGGCTCTGGGAGTACCCGCTGGGAGGCGGGGGCAAGTGGGGCGAGCCGTACGCGGCCGGTGACGTCGTCTACATCCCCGTCGACAACGTTCTGCACGCCGTCGACGGGAAGTCCGGCGAACGCCGTTGGAATTATGCCGGCAGCAAAGGGTCCTGGGCGGAGGTCTTTTCCGTGACCGACGGGGTGGTGTACGCCGGCGGCAGCGACAAGGGCACGGTGCAGGCGGTGAACGCGGAGTCCGGTGAGAAGAAGTGGAGCAGGCCTGTGGAGGAGGCCGGCGGCCATGCGACGTTTGCGGAGGGCACGGTGTACCTCCACTTCCACGGCGGGCTGAGGGCCTTGGACGCGGGTACGGGTGAAGAGAAATGGGTGCACCCGCTCAATAGCGGCGAGGGTTTCAGCGTTCGCCGGAGAGTCCTCGTCGTTCGCGGGAGTGTCCTGGTCGCTCACAAAGCAGTTCTCCACGCTCTGGACGCCGAAACCGGCAAGACGCAATGGGACTTCCCCACGCCCGGCGAGCTCACCGAACCGGTGGTGGCCAATGACACTGCCTACTTCGGCGGCGGCGGCCGCATGTACGCCGTGGCCGTCTAG
- a CDS encoding alpha/beta hydrolase: MLQHITIPRGPIDLSADLHLPDDTDLDSPGDAAPLRAVVLSTPGSSVKEQIGAAYASRLASRGIAALVFDPAHQGRSGGEPRDLEDPYRRGEDISYAIDALSTVPGIAPERIGVLGICAGGGYAVHTARTDHRIKAVGTVVPGNMGTSFRSFQPDGAAAALDTMADARAEETRTGELTRVNWLPDTLEEAAAAGLTDIDTTQAVTYYRTERGRHERSTNRRLSRGDSLLLGYDAYHLVDQLMTQPLQVILAGRLGNTGSYESGMRLWKLAPNPVDLTVIDGAGHYEMYDEPEYVDAAVDRLVSFYLDHL; encoded by the coding sequence ATGCTTCAGCACATCACGATCCCGCGCGGACCGATCGACCTCTCAGCCGACCTCCACCTGCCCGACGACACCGACCTCGACAGCCCCGGCGACGCGGCGCCGCTGCGCGCCGTGGTGCTCTCCACGCCCGGCAGCAGCGTGAAGGAGCAGATCGGCGCGGCCTACGCGTCCCGCCTCGCCTCACGCGGCATCGCGGCCCTCGTGTTCGACCCCGCCCACCAAGGCCGGAGCGGCGGCGAGCCCCGCGACCTCGAAGACCCCTACCGCCGCGGCGAGGACATCTCGTACGCGATAGACGCGCTCAGCACGGTCCCCGGCATCGCCCCGGAGCGCATCGGCGTCCTCGGCATCTGCGCCGGCGGCGGCTACGCGGTGCACACCGCCCGTACGGACCACCGCATCAAGGCGGTCGGCACGGTCGTTCCGGGCAACATGGGCACGTCGTTCCGGAGCTTCCAGCCGGACGGCGCGGCGGCGGCGCTCGACACCATGGCCGACGCACGCGCCGAAGAGACCCGCACCGGCGAACTGACCCGCGTCAACTGGCTGCCCGACACCCTGGAAGAAGCCGCGGCGGCCGGACTGACCGACATCGACACGACCCAGGCCGTCACGTACTACCGCACCGAGCGGGGCAGGCACGAACGCTCCACCAACCGCCGCCTCTCACGCGGCGACTCGCTGCTGCTGGGCTACGACGCGTACCACCTGGTCGACCAGCTCATGACCCAGCCGCTGCAGGTCATCCTCGCCGGACGCCTCGGCAACACCGGCTCCTACGAGTCCGGCATGCGGTTGTGGAAGCTGGCACCCAACCCGGTCGACCTCACGGTGATCGACGGCGCCGGGCACTACGAGATGTACGACGAGCCCGAGTACGTCGACGCCGCCGTCGACCGGCTCGTCAGCTTCTACCTGGACCACCTGTAG
- a CDS encoding MarR family winged helix-turn-helix transcriptional regulator: MAAVDGAQLWTLNQRLLSAVMDACSGELAELGLETKEFFVLAEVAASPFPAELAAALMIPKASVTVYVRNLVAKGFMRREIDDEDLRRHRLILTSEGEAARDRALSALAAEYDRRLARITPQDRADLRRILLEMLKSPE, translated from the coding sequence GTGGCGGCGGTCGACGGGGCGCAGCTGTGGACGCTGAACCAGCGTCTGCTGAGTGCTGTGATGGACGCGTGCAGCGGCGAACTGGCCGAACTCGGGCTGGAGACGAAGGAGTTCTTCGTGCTCGCCGAGGTGGCCGCCTCGCCGTTTCCCGCCGAACTCGCGGCGGCGCTGATGATCCCCAAGGCGAGCGTGACGGTCTACGTCCGCAACCTCGTCGCAAAGGGCTTCATGCGGCGCGAGATCGACGACGAGGACCTGCGGCGGCATCGGCTCATCCTGACCTCCGAGGGCGAGGCGGCGCGGGACCGCGCGCTCTCGGCGCTCGCGGCGGAGTACGACCGCAGGCTGGCGAGGATCACCCCGCAGGACCGCGCCGATCTGCGGCGCATCCTGCTGGAGATGCTCAAGTCGCCGGAATGA
- a CDS encoding serine/threonine-protein kinase, producing MTGRSDGRVVDERFELLERLGGGGMGLVWRARDLALHREVALKEVRPPDPELLRLRPDAAEMLRKRVMREAVSLARISHPNVVTIYHIVDSAAMEHPWLVMELVPGGSFADRLDRSPCTPTEAAQLGRGVLAALRAAHAEGILHRDVKPGNVLLRADGTAVLTDFGIAAVRESTNLTNTGELIGSPDYMAPERLRGRDDDPSSDLWSLAMMLYVAVEGYHPMQRASTLATLAAILEEEVPDPRQAGRLGPVLRAVLTKDIAARPEAEELDRLLAEAAGERAVTVLSAGAAPAAQAPPVTASPPVTETAPPDPRSALTAGPAEAPAEAASEGPPAAEPEPAEAEAGTEAGAEVGADAEAGADAPETSAAKPAPVAPEPAKPDDAEPAVPEPDTRPPGGGPPQPGDAETGRTPAPRRPLSGRMRRWRVLPALLAVAVGALAWQFKPSLGIGDGEGDRPSANPSATGPSPDASEEPSAEPSADEKGVEDGNLLTPSGIRKVIDEMEPVMGGTEVINFDVYPEHASAAAPVKGKDVYDNYGYRDGKAEHEGAGALMEGRPTMDLDDFNWDAVPRLIRVAETELGVRNPKRDSMYLLLSHDSTDGPQMRLYVSGDYSTSGSVSANPKGKITDRYEAT from the coding sequence ATGACTGGGAGATCCGACGGACGGGTGGTCGACGAGCGCTTCGAACTGCTGGAGCGGCTCGGCGGCGGGGGAATGGGGCTGGTGTGGCGGGCGCGCGACCTCGCGCTGCACCGTGAGGTCGCGCTGAAGGAAGTGCGGCCGCCCGACCCGGAGTTGCTGCGGCTGCGTCCCGACGCGGCGGAGATGCTGCGCAAGCGCGTCATGCGCGAAGCCGTCTCGCTGGCCCGGATCAGCCACCCCAACGTCGTGACGATCTACCACATCGTGGACTCGGCGGCGATGGAACACCCGTGGCTGGTCATGGAGTTGGTGCCGGGAGGGTCGTTCGCGGACCGGCTGGACCGGTCACCGTGCACCCCGACGGAGGCGGCACAGCTGGGCCGGGGCGTGCTCGCCGCGCTCCGTGCCGCGCACGCGGAGGGCATCCTGCACCGCGACGTGAAGCCCGGGAACGTACTGCTGCGCGCGGACGGGACCGCCGTACTGACGGACTTCGGCATCGCCGCCGTACGGGAGTCCACGAACCTGACCAACACCGGCGAACTCATCGGCTCCCCCGACTACATGGCGCCCGAACGGCTCCGCGGGCGCGACGACGACCCGTCGTCCGACCTGTGGTCACTGGCGATGATGCTGTACGTCGCCGTCGAGGGCTACCACCCGATGCAGCGCGCCTCCACGCTGGCCACCCTGGCGGCGATCCTGGAGGAGGAGGTGCCGGACCCGCGGCAGGCCGGACGGCTCGGGCCGGTGCTCAGGGCCGTACTGACCAAGGACATCGCGGCGCGGCCCGAAGCGGAGGAACTGGACCGGCTGTTGGCGGAGGCCGCGGGGGAACGTGCCGTGACGGTGCTCTCCGCGGGCGCGGCTCCGGCGGCTCAGGCTCCGCCCGTTACGGCCTCTCCGCCCGTTACGGAGACGGCGCCGCCGGACCCGCGCAGCGCGCTCACCGCGGGCCCGGCGGAGGCACCCGCGGAGGCAGCCTCCGAGGGCCCGCCTGCCGCTGAGCCCGAACCGGCGGAAGCGGAAGCGGGAACGGAAGCGGGCGCGGAGGTGGGCGCGGACGCAGAGGCGGGCGCGGACGCACCGGAGACAAGTGCTGCGAAACCCGCCCCCGTAGCACCGGAGCCCGCGAAACCGGACGACGCGGAGCCCGCCGTACCGGAGCCCGACACCCGGCCCCCGGGCGGCGGCCCGCCGCAGCCCGGCGACGCCGAGACCGGCCGTACGCCCGCGCCCCGGCGGCCCCTGAGCGGCCGAATGCGCCGCTGGCGCGTGCTCCCGGCGCTGCTGGCCGTCGCCGTAGGGGCGCTGGCCTGGCAGTTCAAGCCGTCGTTGGGCATCGGCGACGGTGAAGGAGACAGGCCGTCCGCGAATCCGTCCGCCACCGGTCCGTCGCCGGACGCCTCGGAAGAACCCTCGGCGGAACCCTCCGCAGACGAGAAGGGCGTCGAGGACGGCAACCTCCTGACGCCGTCCGGCATCCGCAAGGTCATCGACGAGATGGAGCCGGTCATGGGCGGCACGGAGGTCATCAACTTCGACGTGTACCCGGAACATGCGAGCGCCGCCGCCCCGGTCAAGGGGAAAGACGTGTACGACAACTACGGGTACCGGGACGGCAAGGCGGAACACGAGGGGGCGGGCGCGCTGATGGAAGGCCGCCCGACCATGGACCTGGACGACTTCAACTGGGACGCCGTGCCCCGGCTGATCCGTGTCGCGGAGACCGAACTGGGGGTGCGGAACCCGAAACGGGACAGCATGTACCTCCTCCTGTCGCACGACTCGACCGACGGGCCGCAGATGCGCCTCTACGTCTCGGGCGACTACAGCACCAGCGGGAGCGTGTCCGCCAACCCGAAGGGCAAGATCACCGACCGCTACGAGGCGACCTGA
- a CDS encoding serine/threonine-protein kinase encodes MEALEPGDPRRVGRYRITGRLGAGGMGRVFLGRSPSGRLVAVKVVRPELAEDPGFRRRFAREVAAARKVTGFFTAAVVDADPDGSPPWLATAYVPGMPLDEAVAAYGHWPADSVRVLGAGLAEALEAVHEAGLVHRDLKPSNVLIAPDGPRVVDFGISVAIEATALTRTGVIVGTPGFMAPEQLTGKSVTPACDVFALGAVLTYAATGTGPFGTGSAQSLNFRIAYEEPDLSGLPPGLEIIADCLAKEPAERPAVSALVEELAPAAAADDYAPAATAPETAGWIPGPVARALPVNAEPTVTAAAQRPPVRAARPAPPEPPPPAPRSAARREPRPSSPVGPPASVPDQREATGGPERSGRTGPADRTDSRDRTDRTDGPVRSSARHRGGVSLLVALGTMALAMFLPAVDGESVNEGLADGSWPFLVAALLSAATSAGAWSGRRRDPDSTARLWARGLHGLIAALSTAVFVALAFVNYSEEGDFSSFGPGALLYAVGCAALILSTVRFPAPSTPEHPPTS; translated from the coding sequence GTGGAGGCGCTGGAGCCGGGTGATCCGCGGCGGGTGGGGCGGTACCGGATCACGGGCCGGCTGGGGGCCGGCGGGATGGGCCGGGTGTTCCTGGGGCGTTCGCCCAGCGGGCGGCTCGTGGCGGTGAAGGTCGTACGGCCGGAGCTGGCCGAGGACCCCGGTTTCCGCCGCAGGTTCGCCCGGGAGGTGGCGGCGGCCCGTAAGGTCACCGGCTTCTTCACGGCCGCCGTGGTCGACGCCGACCCCGACGGTTCACCGCCGTGGCTGGCCACCGCGTACGTGCCGGGCATGCCGCTGGACGAGGCCGTCGCGGCGTACGGGCACTGGCCCGCGGATTCCGTACGGGTGCTGGGCGCGGGCCTGGCCGAGGCGCTGGAGGCCGTCCACGAAGCCGGGCTGGTGCACCGGGACTTGAAGCCCTCCAATGTGCTGATCGCCCCCGACGGCCCGCGCGTCGTCGACTTCGGGATCTCCGTGGCGATCGAGGCCACCGCCCTCACCCGTACCGGGGTGATCGTGGGCACGCCCGGCTTCATGGCGCCCGAACAGCTCACCGGCAAGTCCGTCACACCGGCCTGCGACGTGTTCGCGCTCGGCGCGGTGCTGACGTACGCGGCCACGGGCACCGGGCCCTTCGGGACCGGTTCCGCGCAGTCACTCAACTTCCGTATCGCGTACGAGGAACCGGACCTGTCCGGGCTGCCGCCCGGCCTGGAGATCATCGCCGACTGCCTGGCCAAGGAGCCCGCCGAGCGCCCCGCCGTCAGCGCACTCGTCGAGGAACTCGCCCCGGCGGCCGCCGCCGACGACTACGCACCCGCCGCGACCGCCCCGGAGACCGCGGGCTGGATCCCGGGCCCGGTCGCCCGCGCCCTGCCCGTGAACGCCGAACCCACCGTCACCGCCGCCGCGCAGCGGCCACCCGTACGGGCCGCCCGGCCCGCACCGCCTGAACCTCCGCCGCCCGCGCCCCGTTCGGCAGCGCGGCGCGAGCCGCGGCCGTCGTCCCCTGTCGGCCCGCCCGCCTCCGTACCGGACCAGCGGGAGGCCACCGGCGGCCCTGAACGGTCCGGCCGCACAGGCCCCGCCGATCGTACGGACAGTCGTGACCGTACGGACCGCACCGACGGTCCCGTACGGTCCTCCGCACGGCACCGTGGCGGCGTTTCGCTCCTGGTCGCCTTGGGGACGATGGCGCTCGCGATGTTCCTGCCCGCCGTCGACGGGGAGAGCGTCAACGAAGGGCTGGCGGACGGCAGTTGGCCGTTCCTCGTCGCCGCCCTGCTCAGCGCGGCGACCAGCGCCGGAGCGTGGTCCGGGCGCCGCCGCGACCCCGACTCCACCGCCCGGCTCTGGGCCCGGGGCCTCCACGGGCTCATTGCCGCGCTCAGTACCGCCGTGTTCGTGGCGCTCGCCTTCGTGAACTACTCCGAGGAAGGCGACTTCAGCTCCTTCGGCCCGGGGGCGCTGCTCTACGCGGTCGGCTGCGCGGCGCTGATCCTCAGCACGGTCCGGTTCCCGGCCCCGAGCACGCCGGAGCATCCGCCGACGTCGTAA
- a CDS encoding maleylpyruvate isomerase family mycothiol-dependent enzyme yields the protein MTSLTSLPYDRLCTEIVAQTDQLRAAVRDADLTTPVPSCPGWHLGELLRHLGGAQRWTETVVRTRATGPVSDDQVNDVSGADTDPAAVDAWLADGAARLAAVLREAGPDAPVWTVAPGGTPAFWARRMTYEAVVHRWDATAALGAEYVLAPEVAVEGLDEWMEMSALPQAYASEPLRRELAGPGRTLHFHPTDTGAAPLEGAEWLVDLTGDTFVWRHAHEEAAATVRGPLTSLLLLMYDRPSPRGADIEVLGDAALFETWRERCSDWLRR from the coding sequence ATGACCAGCCTGACCAGCCTGCCGTACGACCGCCTCTGCACCGAGATCGTCGCCCAGACCGACCAGTTGAGGGCGGCCGTCAGAGACGCCGACCTGACCACCCCCGTACCCTCCTGCCCCGGCTGGCACCTCGGCGAGCTGCTCCGCCACCTCGGCGGGGCCCAGCGCTGGACCGAGACGGTCGTACGGACGCGGGCCACCGGTCCCGTCTCCGACGACCAGGTCAACGACGTGTCCGGCGCCGACACCGACCCCGCCGCGGTCGACGCCTGGCTCGCGGACGGCGCGGCGCGGCTGGCGGCCGTGCTGCGCGAGGCCGGACCGGACGCGCCGGTGTGGACGGTGGCGCCGGGCGGGACACCGGCGTTCTGGGCCCGCCGTATGACGTACGAGGCCGTCGTCCACCGGTGGGACGCCACGGCGGCGCTGGGCGCGGAGTACGTCCTCGCGCCGGAGGTCGCGGTCGAGGGTCTCGACGAGTGGATGGAGATGAGCGCGCTCCCGCAGGCGTACGCGTCCGAGCCCCTCCGCCGCGAACTCGCCGGCCCCGGCCGCACCCTGCACTTCCACCCGACCGACACCGGCGCCGCGCCGCTGGAGGGCGCGGAGTGGCTGGTCGACCTCACCGGCGACACGTTCGTCTGGCGCCACGCGCACGAGGAGGCGGCGGCGACCGTACGCGGTCCGCTGACGAGCCTGCTCCTGCTGATGTACGACCGCCCGTCGCCGCGCGGCGCGGACATCGAAGTCCTGGGCGACGCGGCCCTGTTCGAGACCTGGCGGGAGCGTTGCAGCGACTGGCTGCGGAGGTAG